TAGTCGGCCCGGTCAGGTCGGCGAGCGATCCCTGCTCCGGGACGCGCACGTGGGTCGCGGCGTAGGCGGCGGGGTCGACCGCGGCCGCGTAGCCCTGTTCGGTGTCGGTGTCGTCGTCGCTGTAGGTGACGACCGAGACCGGCACCCGGGTCTGCGGGGACACCGCGGCGACGCCGGGAACGTCCAGATCGGACGGTCCGGTGGTGGTGACCACGAGGTCGCCGCGGATGTCGGCGCGCTGCTCGATTTCGGCACCCTTGCCGATGGTGGCGAGCGTGCCCGCCTGGGCGACCAGCAGTGCGACGAGCACGATCAGCGGCGCGGCGGTGGAGGCGCTGCGACGGACGCCGTCGCGCAGGTTCGCCTCGGCCAGGCGTCCCAGCGGCCCGCGCAGGACCAGCCCGGCCAGGCGCCCGGCGGCGGGCACGACCAGCGGGCTCAGCGCGGTCAGGGCGACCGCGGCGGCGAGCGCGGTGTTGATCGACAGCGCGATGGCGCCCTCGGGCGGGGCGAACGCGGACACGGTCGCCATGGCGACCGCCCCGGCCAGGAACAGCACGCCGAAGAACCAGCGGACGCCAGTCATGACGCGGGCCGCCGCGCCGGTCTCGCGCAGGGCCTCCAGCGGGCGCACCTTGGCGGCGCGCCGGGACGCGGCGAGCACCCCGGCGATCGCGACACCGAGCCCGATGCCCGCGGACACGCTGAGGATCCAGTCCTGCCAGCGCGGGGTGAACGCGGACGGGACGAAGCCGAGTTCGCGCAGCAGCCAGGTCTGGACCCGCATCACCAGCAGGCCGAGCGGGACGCCGAAGGCGGTGCCGAGCACGCCCAGCAGCAGGGCCTCCGACAGCAGCAGTCGGCGGACCTGGCCGCGGCCGCCGCCGACGAGCCGCAGCAGCGCCAGGTCGCGGCGGCGCTGGGCGACGGTGAAGGCGAAGGTGGAGCTGACGATGAACACCGCGAGGAACACCGAGATGCCCAGGGTCAGGCCGAGCAGGGTGACCGCCTCGACGACCTCGCCGCCCGCGGTCGCGGCGGAGACGAGGATCAGCAGTGACGACTGGACGAGCGCGACGCCGAGGCAGACGGTGAGGATGGCGCCGAGGAACAGCGGCCAGCGGTCGGTGAAGGTGTTCCAGGACAGTCGCAACACGGTCAGGCCTCCAGCCGGGCGAGGCGGTCCGCGACCTCACGGGCGGTCGGGGTGACGGCGTGGTCGACGACGCGGCCGTCGCGGAGGAACACCACGGAGTCGGCGCTGGCGGCGGCGGACGGGTCGTGGGTGACCATGACGATGCTCTGGCCCGCGGTGACGAGGTCCCGCAGCAGGCCGAGGACCTTGCGGGCCGCGGTGGAGTCGAGGGCGCCGGTGGGTTCGTCGGCGAAGAGGACGCGCGGGCGGGTGACCATGGCCCTGGCGATCGCGACGCGCTGCTGCTGGCCGCCGGACAGTTCGCGGGGCCGGTGCCGGCGGCGGTCGTCGAGCCCGACGGCGGCGAGCACCGCGCGAACGTCCTTCGTGGACGGCCGGGTGCCGGCGAGCCGGAGTGGGAGCGCGACGTTCTGCTCCGCGGTGAGCGAGCCGATGAGGTTGAAGCTCTGGAAGACGAAGCCGATCTCGCTGCGGCGCAGCGCGG
The window above is part of the Amycolatopsis thermoflava N1165 genome. Proteins encoded here:
- a CDS encoding FtsX-like permease family protein is translated as MLRLSWNTFTDRWPLFLGAILTVCLGVALVQSSLLILVSAATAGGEVVEAVTLLGLTLGISVFLAVFIVSSTFAFTVAQRRRDLALLRLVGGGRGQVRRLLLSEALLLGVLGTAFGVPLGLLVMRVQTWLLRELGFVPSAFTPRWQDWILSVSAGIGLGVAIAGVLAASRRAAKVRPLEALRETGAAARVMTGVRWFFGVLFLAGAVAMATVSAFAPPEGAIALSINTALAAAVALTALSPLVVPAAGRLAGLVLRGPLGRLAEANLRDGVRRSASTAAPLIVLVALLVAQAGTLATIGKGAEIEQRADIRGDLVVTTTGPSDLDVPGVAAVSPQTRVPVSVVTYSDDDTDTEQGYAAAVDPAAYAATHVRVPEQGSLADLTGPTIAVADGFQPLGSTVTARIGDSELDLRVVAVLPATLGGGADFLLPREIVPAPVLAATPTESIVRLAPGADPSTLAGRGEVTTVDDWIAATSAKRQDTSTGIMTVIMGLSGLYALIAVVNAVVIAAADRRREFAVARVTGLTRAQVVRSAVLESGAVTGIGLALGGLAATTTLIGISAAAGRIAGQHVLVVPWALIAIVVLGAFAVVGATSAWTALSATRPSPVSLTGAAE
- a CDS encoding ABC transporter ATP-binding protein, with the translated sequence MTTPLETAVAGRHRPHGQPAVELRAVSRTYAAGQHEVRALDGVSVAFPAGSWTAVMGPSGSGKSTLLHCAAGLERVTTGQVFLGGEDITTADDAHLTALRRSEIGFVFQSFNLIGSLTAEQNVALPLRLAGTRPSTKDVRAVLAAVGLDDRRRHRPRELSGGQQQRVAIARAMVTRPRVLFADEPTGALDSTAARKVLGLLRDLVTAGQSIVMVTHDPSAAASADSVVFLRDGRVVDHAVTPTAREVADRLARLEA